A single genomic interval of Arachis duranensis cultivar V14167 chromosome 7, aradu.V14167.gnm2.J7QH, whole genome shotgun sequence harbors:
- the LOC107458333 gene encoding uncharacterized protein LOC107458333: MQQKRTLIFLLVALIALAYRAIQPPPPRTCGSPGGPPTTAPRIRLRDGRHLAYKEHGVPRELAKNKIVFLHGFASTRHDTVITVNLPSGLLEELGAYIVSFDRPGYGESDPDPIRTPKSLAFDVEELADKLGLGPKFYVFGYSMGGQAVWGVLKYIPHRLAGATLLTPVTNYWWNAFPSNLFTKAYYKQPAQDQWAVGVAHYLPSLTYWWITQKWFPTSSVVEYNPAIFSQQDLSIIRSSNFSKGRENQAVQQGESESICRDMIIGFGAWDFDPLKIDNPFPKNEGQVHLWQGEDDQLVPAMLQRYLAQNIPWIHYHELPGAGHMFPLGDKLNEVILKTQLLI, encoded by the exons ATGCAACAAAAAAGAacattgattttcttattgGTTGCCTTGATAGCGTTGGCATACAGGGCGATCCAGCCGCCTCCCCCAAGAACATGCGGTTCACCGGGTGGTCCGCCCACCACAGCACCAAGAATAAGGCTTAGAGATGGGAGGCATTTGGCATACAAGGAACATGGTGTTCCTAGAGAATTAGCCAAGAACAAGATCGTCTTCTTACACGGCTTTGCTTCTACCAGACATGATACTGTGATTACAGTGAATCTTCCTTCG GGTCTTCTAGAGGAACTGGGAGCATATATAGTGTCTTTTGATAGACCAGGGTATGGGGAGAGTGATCCGGATCCAATCCGAACACCCAAAAGTTTGGCTTTTGATGTTGAAGAGCTTGCAGATAAGCTGGGACTTGGACCCAAGTTTTATGTTTTTGGATATTCCATGGGAGGGCAGGCTGTTTGGGGTGTCCTCAAGTACATCCCTCACag ACTTGCTGGAGCAACACTATTGACCCCAGTTACCAACTACTGGTGGAATGCTTTCCCTTCTAACTTGTTTACAAAGGCTTACTACAAGCAACCTGCACAAGACCAATGGGCTGTTGGAGTTGCTCATTACTTACCATCGCTAACATATTGGTGGATCACTCAGAAGTGGTTTCCAACATCAAGTGTTGTGGAATACAATCCTGCTATTTTCTCACAACAAGATTTATCCATAATTCGctcttctaatttttcaaaaggtCGAGAAAATCAG GCGGTGCAACAAGGTGAATCTGAATCCATTTGCCGTGACATGATCATTGGATTTGGAGCTTGGGACTTCGATCCCCTCAAGATTGATAACCCATTTCCAAAGAATGAAGGCCAGGTTCATCTATGGCAAGGTGAAGATGATCAGCTTGTTCCTGCTATGCTACAACGCTATCTTGCTCAAAACATTCCATGGATTCACTACCATGAATTGCCAGGTGCAGGGCACATGTTTCCGTTAGGAGACAAACTCAATGAAGTCATTCTCAAAACACAATTACTTATATGA